GACTGTATAGAAACCGACAGCACCGGCCGCCACCGACGCGAACCGACCTGCCGCGTCAGGAACCGGCCAGAACCGGTCGGCATGCGGAAGAAATTTCAAGAAATCGACGTTCAGCGGTTTGGTCTCGATTTGAAGCTAGACCGGACTgctgaaccgaccgatataataaaatctttttttttttaacatagcCTTATCAAAATGGCACCGTTCCACTTGAGTTTAAGTTGAACGGCAccgttttagttaataagtacTACAACAGATATTGGAAAAGACTTcgtttggcattaaaccaaacgtcgtcgttttattaaggacgtaagaaaaaaataataagtctgaaacgatgtcgtttcacttaaacttaattgaaacggcgtcgtttcgttaAGAGTATTCTTCTTCCCCGATCGTCTCCTTCCCGAACTCTCctctgtaactctctctctctctctcctctgtaactctctctctcctatccatctctccctctctcatgctctctcataattatctcactAGAACTGTCAAAGAACCAAGGCCGATCGAGAATCGATAGAGAACCGCCTCAATCGGTATCTTCCTTGCCATCAACCGATTACGGTCGGTGCCTCACCCATTTTTCTAGATGTCGGTCGGTATCAATTTTGTCCAAAAACTACGCCGACGACGTCTATTTTCACCCCTAATAACAAGCGTCAACTTGTAGCCCGATTCTTATAATTCAACACTGTGGTACCAGTACCATAAATTAATACAATGATTACGAAAGGAGGCAAAGCACAGGCCAAAAAGTACCTCTTGGTGATGGAGCAACCACCGCAACAATGACGGGGCAGATCACTGTAGGCTCAGTCGACCAGTCTATCTTTCTTCTCTTAATTAAAACAACAATACAAGGACTACGATACGtacatccatccatccatcgaTGATCTCTCCCGATGTTTAATTACTCTTGCTAGCTAGTTAGTCTCCTCTTTTCCTACCTCTCATTAATTTctaggctagctagctatttcAAACCAAGATGCGCAGCATGACCAGTTCCACCTCTGCCAGAGGCATCGCCGCCATTGTCGGCGTGGGACCGATGCTCGGCCGCTCCATCGCTCGCAAGTTCGCTCACGAGGGCTACACCGTCGCCATCCTATCTCGCGACTTAGGTATCTTTAATGTATACAGAATATATGTCCTATTCCCTTCTCTCTTACTAATTTCCATGTAATTCAGATAGTATCGAAGAGATGGGTCCAAATTTCTCATATCAAACAGTTGTACGTTTTGTTTCTGGGTCTTCCATTTCCTTTCTTGTTACTAATAATTGGCCGGGGAggatatacatatattttttagggaGATTGTCGAGGTTTGCGGAGGAGATAGCGAGGGAGGAGAAAGCGCAAGTGTTTGCGATACGAATCGACTGCTCGGACTCAAAGAGTGTGACGGAGGCATTCGAAGGGGTTCTCTCTCTGGGATTTGTGGAAGTTTTGGTGTACAATGCGTACCAGCCTGTGTCTTCGCCCCCAACCAACTTCGCCAGCATCCGCATCGACTCCTTTGAGAAGTCCCTCGCAGTCTCTTCCGTTGGTGCCTTCCACTGCGCCCAACAGGTATTATATATACAGTACCCTAACTCTTCAATCCCCACGAGCCCTTTGGCTTTGGTTGCCCTCTGCTGGCTGCAGGTTGCTCAGCTATGGCGTCGACGTTTCCTTAATTTTCTCGGGAACCATGCAATATTTTATGTGtagctctttttttcttttttaatttcctgGGTTTGATTTCATTTATTAGTTTAAAACTTTTTTGCTTCCATAAAATTGGGAAGGTTCTTCCAGTCATGGTGGAAAAAGGAAGAGGGACAATTCTATTCACGGGATGTTCAGCTTCTCTCAACGGCATTGCTGGTTTCTCGGAGCTATGTACGTAATctctggttttcttttcttgttttctcttctttttctcttccaatcACTTACATGAATCAGATTACAATATCAATAAATGATCAGTTAAAATACCCACCTTTTTATTGTTTGGCTAatctgtgcatatatatatatatatatatatatatttccaattttgtattttttgtacttGTATGGAATGAGACAGGTTGTGGAAAATTCGCGTTGAGAGCACTATCTCAATGTCTGGCAAGGGAGTTCCAACCTTTGGGTGTACACGTCGCCCATGTTGTCATTGACGGTGTCGTTGGCCCACCAAGGTAAAGGTtctttcatctctttctttcaCTGTTTACTTTCTTACATAGATTTGGAATCTACtcctatatatatgtctatgctgctgcaaGATATTCTCtctgtaaatatatatagataggaCACGAGTACTTTTCCTGTCAAACGTTGCCATCAACCAAATATTGCTTTGATTGAGAAATTAAGTGAATCGTGAAAAGAAAGTGGAATTTGCAGAGTGAGGCCATCAGCGTCGTCGCAGAGGGCGTTGGTTGGGGAACAAGAGAGCGGAGGAGGGGATGCATCAGCATCAATGGACCCAGACGCGCTGGCGCTGAACTACTGGCACCTGCACGTTCAGGACCGGGCCGCTTGGACCCAAGAGCTCGATCTACGAGCCTCCTTTAATCCCAGATCCTTCTAGTACTACTAGCTCCATTTGTATCTTAAAAAAGTTGCGGCTCTGTATGTCGTGATTCCCGAGCCTCCGACCCTACATGCAACATACACTGATGATCTTCCAAGTGGCCGGGAATAAGTTCAACTGTGTTGCATACTTTCTAGCCACCAGCTAGTTCGATCAGATGATTGATTACTCGCATTAttgtttctctctttttgtattaatttgttcaaatattAGACATATAAttagatgcatgcatgtttaattTGCTACTTGAACTGTGATATTATATATTCGTAAGAATATATTACTTgatgatattatatttataaacgTGGTTTATTATCTCCAAGTTCGAGAATTTTAAGTAGCAGTGATACCAAGTAGTGGACTCTTACAATATTTATCTatgtctatataaatatttcattaaattagCAATAAATTATATGTGTCCCACTAATTTATGGGATCAAGGTCCTTCAAATTCTTATTCAAACTTGGGGCctcaagtgagagagagagagagagagagggtgacaTATGAAGTGGAACTTACTGCATTTATTGTTCATGTGAATATTTTGGGCAATAATAGATGTTGTTGGGCTTACTTCATATCTCAATCTCTCTCATTTGAAACTCTAAGATTCGGGCAAGAAATTTatcaaaggattttttttttctagtttatgTGTCTATGATCTCTTCCACTTGAGACCTTCAAATTCGGGTAAACGTTTGAGGAAATTGTTTTGCATTAAATacatctttattttaaaaacctAACGCTGGGTAGAATAAGAATTATCTGAACGGTTAgttaatcaataaaaattagGGATTGAGATTAAGAAATGATACAAAACATAGagaaaactctaaaattaaGGTTTATTCATAAAAGACGAAGAATGGTTCTGAGGCCCACAGGTTGGGCTTAAATAGCTAAAGAAATATGAGATTGTGAGAATCTTGTCCTAAAAGAAAATTTCCCAAttattccataaaaataaaatatgtaataaaataagaatctCGCCAAAAATATGGCCCAAATAGGAATAAGAATCATCTCAAAAAAAGACAGTGAAACATtacaataaaaggaaaaatgacttattttgggatttgaaataGGAAACAACGGTCATAGCTAGAGACCATGATGtgagcataaaaaaaaatgctttctaAATTGGGATCATATGCTCGATTTTGATTCTTGAAACTAAAATTATGACCAAAATCCTGATGCGTGTGCAATATTGTTCCAATCCGATCAATCTTCACATTTTTCTTTCGTAGTGGCACTGATCTACACTCTCGATATGGTCCAACACTATCAATGTGAAATCTGCCAACTCAGCATGGTTAAACCCGAATTCCCCTTGATCATCAAAACCTTTATTATTAatcaatataagaaaaatatttgtattttaacttctttttttacaACCATAATAAACACTATAATgagtattaatttataaataataaaactcaatcaataaaaatagaatgagaaGGGGCTATAATTACTTTAGAGGAAAATGACCTCTTTCACTTTTGActgaaaaagatagaaaaagaaaaagagaaagaaagagaaagggccGGATAAGAGTAGTCCTACCATGAAGCCTGTTTAAAATGGTCCATGCTGGCAGGTATATTTTCAACTGGATAATGATacacttaaaatttttttttataactattctACAATTCATTTTCAGTTAATCAATACAACCATGTtgctccattaaaaataaaatttcaatattataaaatttccCTTCATTTATgtagagttataaaataatcGTAAgagaatcattttcctttcaactAAAGAGTAACAGAAGTACTGGGCATTTATCTTGCATGAGCATACATTGGGACAGTGTTTGGGTTACGTAATCACCAACCAATCAGGGTTCCACATTGATTTCAGGTCAGGCTTTTGGGACTTCTACAGTTCCATCCCATTACTTAATTATAGCAAGGAAAATACTAATCTTGAGACATTCCATCGGAGTGGGTTTcgactatttttttatttatttaataattaagaaaatattttttaatgattttttttaatatttaaagagattaaaaaatgtattaaaaaaaaaagagaaaaaaacttttGGCCGTGGGAGAAAAGTTTTGTTACACAtcttccaccacactccacactctacatattttttaattttttaaatttttaatattttttttaaaatttttttttttgagtttattatttttaaattatttcaaattttttattcattattcatataataaatatttaataaaagaaaaaaataataaaaattaaaaataatgtagagtgtgaagtgttaggaggttgtgaagattttttagtAGGAGAATTCCTCTATACGGAATCTTGGTGGCAGTGAACAAATTGGTCTAAGTAGGGCTAAATACAGTTTTTGTATGCGCAAGTCTCATGCattcgttttgaaaaaatatatatatatgatttatatttaaaaaaataatttttttatgtgtgttTCAGATTTACTTACTATTTAAATGGAACGTACAGAGTTTGCACCCTCCTTAAACTGTATCTAGAATTACTCTATTCAATATATTTATGCAATCTCCTCCCCCATTATATACATGATCTTCTCCTTTCCCTCCTCAAGTTTGGCAATCATGATGGACAAAGCAAGGGACATCTCTCACTATTCATAACAACCACCCAAAAGTTGGAAGAGAGTAAAAGATAACATTGGACTACATCATGAAAAAGATCTCTCAATATCATACCaccacatgaaaagaaagggaaattaTTATCAATAGCTTTGATACATGAAGATCTTAAGGTAGTATAAGAGTAAGCAATTCCGAAGAATAGGATGCTCTATTACTCTAAAAACTGTCGAAATTTTATCTTacttgctcttttttttttttttttttttttaatctcgcCATATAGACCTTATctgcccataaaaaaaattgttggaagTTACATCTCTAAGTCATTTCAATTAGTAAACGGATGTACTCTCCAACTAATTTATCACCAATGCTCAAATTTCTGAATGAACTCATGTCTAGATGAGAAATAAATCAGGCATTCGAGGGTTTGCCCGTGCACTAACTTTGGTAAATTAACCATTTGGAGCCGTTGGAACTTCTAGTCAAGGTCCGGAATGGTTAAGCGAAAGCGGCATTTTCTCATAGGAAATTATAAAGATACAGAATTTCATGCTAGTTTAGTTACACAAAaacaaactatcttatctcatctcatataatcattacaatttttttaaactcctacacaaaatataataaataatttaactttttcaaatttcaaaacaaaaattatattataataatatattattgatcaacttttaacaaaacatctcatctcatctattctgaattgcgtaaccaaactctatatacaaaattttgtgTTCTTAACATAACACTCTGATCCTCAGTCCACCATTGTTACGaaacaaactatttttttaaccaaattaattaaaggtACATCTTCTTGTTCAAAAACTTCCATTAGGGTGGAGATCTAACgtacaaaacaaagaaaatgacaataaactaattatttgcatcttaaatatgttaaatcaGCTCTTTCTAAGATAAGCAGCCTCTTAATAGCTGGGTTTAAAAAGTTTAGACCTATTGATCAAATACAGCGGTGAATTCCCTATAGCACGTACATTCCTTGGCAAAAATATCTCATGTAATCTGATTAGTTTCTCGATCTCTATATACAAGTAATTATATGAACACATGGATTTCTCTTGACATGAAACTCCTTTTAGTCAAGAAACCACAACAAGAGAATAAGAATATACtaattcaatataattatatattgctCGGCTTATAAATACACATGAATTGCAAAGTTGTATCTAGTACGTCCTTAGCTAGCTAGCCTCGTCCATCATATTTGAATCATAGGCATAATATGGTGAAAATccatctatatttaattttgaaaaatcacaCTAAAACCTATTAATTAATGCATCATCTAGAGGGGGTGAATCGGTGTGTGACACATTCTACgggatatttaaaaattatgtaggaTGGGATTTCATCAATTAGATTAGATTTTTCTATAGACCTTTCCAggttaaaaaaattactcaatATCAACTAGACATATAGCATGGtcaacaacttaaaaaaaataatgattaagaGACAAGAAACTTGTTCACGAAGTTTAACCTTTTAAAGAACTCCTTAAAGGTAAAACACTCTGAGCAACGTACCTAGAAGAAACGAATTCACTATTTGAAGAAAACTAATTACTAGTTTGATTACAAGCCTTAGAACCATCCCCTTctacaaaacttttaaaagtaATTAGAATCCTCTCCTgcatgataaaatgagatgttcTGCACCTACTGTAGTAGTAGCATTAGGAACTCTGGTAACCTTTAAACTTGTTTCTTCTACTCTAACTCTAATggctaaactcattttagattaAACTAATTACCATCTTTGTGTTTTGTGTGGTTTTGCAATAATTTAAAGAGAGATTCCTTGAAAAACCCGTATTCTCTCTTGGCTCATCTAAATCATGATAGCTCAACATTTGAATAGGTTCACCTAGAAGTGAATTTTGTGCTAAAGCAATCTTTAAACTTGTTTCTAATTCTACTCTTAACTCTAATGGCTATACTCGTTTTAGATTACATTTATTAccatctttttgttttgtgtggTTTGCAATAACTTAAGAGAGGTTTTTCTTCATGTGAGAGCTCGAAAAaccttttttctctcttgacTCACCGAAATGATCATagctttaaattttaataggtTCATCTGCATGGAAGTGAATTTCGTGCTCTTATTTCAGCTCTTAGGATAATGAagcattttttggattttgaaattGCACTCCTAGAAAATATATGTGTGTTGGATTGTATGTGGAGCTTGGTTTGTGATCAGCAAGAAAGGTGTAGACAGAAAGTTCACTCGATTGTCGCTCGACATAGCGCCTGAGCAAATCTCAACCCGTGAGTTTGCTCGAGGTACACTCAACAATGGACTCAAGCGAATATCAGACAGATTGTTTGCTCGAGGTGTGGGTGATGTTGGGCTCGAGCGAAGCACTAACCCTAGTGTTCACTCAAGCGGCGCTCAATAGCCTGAGCCAATGTTTGATTGGCTGTCTACTTGAGGTGCACTCGCCACCACCCGCTCGAGATTGAACTGGAAAAGTAGGCAAGAGGTGGGTGAGCAATTTTGAGAGAAAGAAAGGCCCTAGAGAGAGTTGAAATTGTGTGTAAATTGATGCTCTTGTAACTCACCGTGTAACTTTATAAAGAAACAAGTTTGTTCAATGAGAGATTGAACTGGAAAAATAGGCAAGAGGTGGGTGAGCAGTTTTGAGATAGAGAAAGGCCCTAGAGAGAGTTGAAATTGTGTATAAAGTGGTGCTCTTGTAACTCATCgtgtgattgtaatctcctctagCATAAAATTCCCTACAACTATATGGATGTAAGCACGTTGTCGAACTACGTTAAATTATGTGTGTCGTGTGTGCGCTTGATTCCTGTGTTTCCACATTATTGTTTTGCACTATCTATCTCGATATTATTGTGTGTGGGTGTGATGACTCTTATGCTTTACCAGAACAACTAGTATTAGAGCTCCAAGGTTGGAGGTCGAGGCTGGACAATGTCTGGAGAAGACATGAAGGTTGGAATCAAGAAGTTTGATGACACTGATTTTGGTAATTGGAGGATGCAGATCGATGATCATCTCAATGGAAAGAGGCTCCAAATTTCCTCTGTTGGGACAAAAGCTGGAAAGCATGGATGATGTTGAGTGAAATTTGTTGGATTAACAGGTTATGGGGGTTATTCGGTTGACGTTGTTCAGATCAATGGCGCTCAACGTTATCAAGGAGAGAATCACGGCGTATCTCATGGCAGCTTTGTCTATATTGTATAAAAAGCTGTCTGCAAGTAACAAGGGGCATCTGATGAAGAAGCTGTTTAATCTGAATGTGTCAGAAGGTACGTCTGTTGCCCAatacttgaatgaattcaacattatcacaaatcaattgtaGTCGTTCAAGATTGAGTTTGATAATAAGATCAGAGTGTTAATTCTATTGGCATCATTGCCAAATAGTTTGGAGGCTATGAGGATGGCTGTGCGTAATTCAGCCGGCAAGATGAAACTGAGTAACGATGACGTACgagaaatgattcttgttgaggAGATACGCAGAAACAACTCTAGAGAGTTTTCTAGTACGAGTTCGGCCTTGAGTGTGGACGATCGGGGTCGGGGACCTGACAGGTCCAAAAATAGGGGCACGAGCAGGACGAGACCTGGGCAACAGATACTCGCTGGAGTTATGGCAAGCCAAGCCACATCAAGAGAGACTGTCGAAATCAGGAAAGTACTAAGGATGGCGTTGTGAACGCAGTGGCTGAAGAAATACAGGACACTCTATTTCTTGCAGTGCACAATCCTGCTAATGATTGACTGGTGGATTCAGGGGCTTCATTCCATGGCACCTCACATCGAGAGATCATGCAGAACTATATTGTTGGTGATTTTGAAAAGATATACACAGCTGATGGAAAGGCACTGGATGTAGTGGAAGTGGGCGATGTGTGCATCGCACTTCAGAATAGGAGTGTGTGGACTTTGCAACAAGTTAGACACATTCCAGATCTAGAGAAAAGACTAATCTCTGTGGGACAACTTGATGACAGCGATCATACAATAGCATTTTCCAGAGAAGCGTGTAAGGTCATGAAAGGTGCGCTGGTCTTGGCGTGTGGTAAGAAGACTGACGCTTTGTACTTGAAATCAGAGTCCAATGAGGTGCAGGTAAATACAAAGTTGTAGCAAAGCAGGTTTGGTCGCACAAACAAGATGATGAAGCAAAAGGGAGTCAGCTTTGCAGTTCCTCATATAAACATGGAGAAATCCAAGACCACGATGTGGAGTAGAGGGCGGAAAGATGTGAGCAAAGCGTCTGGTGTTCCAGGGACGTCTATACCTATAGTTGCTGGTAAGACGACCAGACCTCCACATAGGGCATGTGTTGGAGACAGTGGTTGGCATGTGGAgaaccagtctccaagtgggtgATTGTTGGGTTGTATGTGAAGCCTGGTTTATGAGCAGAAAAGATGCAAACAAAAAGTTCACTCGATTATCGCTCGACCTAAGCTCGAGCGAAACTCAACCCatgagttcgctcgaggtgcGCTCGACAGTGAGCTCGAGCTAAAATCAAACAGATTGTTCGCTCCAGGTGTTTGTGATGTTGGGCTCAAGAGAAGCACTAATCCTAGTGTTGGCTCAAGCGAAGCACTAACATCAAACAAACCGCTCGAGCTAATGTTCAATTGGTTGTTTGCTCGAGGTGTGCTCGACACCCACTTGAGCGAAGAACCCAGACTATGCTGCCTTAGGGTTTCTCATGcctacttatatatatgtaatgttttaaagaaacaaGTCTGTTCAATGAGAGATTGAACGGGAAAAAGAAGCAAGAGGTGTGTGAGCAAtcttgagagagaaaaaggccctagagagagagagttgagattgTATGAGTAGAGTGATGCTCTTATAAGTTATCATGTGATTGTAATTTCATCTGGAATAAAATCTCCTATAACTCTATCGACGCAGACATATTACTGAACCACATTAAATTTTGCATGTCATGTGTGTGCTTAAGCCCTGTGTTTCTACATTATTGTTTTCACTGTCTATCTCGATATCGTTGTATGTGGATGTGGTAACTGATCTGGTGCTTTACCACAACAATATGCAGATAAGCCGTCATGACATATTGCCACTAACAGGGTACtgcaatttattttcaaatatgcaGATAACCGTATGATCCTCATTTCATACTATTGAAATTTATCTgatcaaataacaaatttattATCAAACTTGATCTCCTATCAAATATATTAATCCCATTTAGCAAAATTTACCTACTATCCAAAATAACACGAGAGATACGTGTCCCTCATGATCTAATGGGTCTAAGAGCTCCAACAAAAATTGGACCAGAGCCTAgtacataatttattaattaaggtcatCATGTATTAATCATTTCCAAGCATGCTTGAGAGATTTCACCCTATCTTTCATCATTCGGAGTGTTTCATTGCACTTTTGTCTTTGAATGTTGAGTATGGAGGAAATTTTGTTGTATAGAACTGTAAGACTCCCTAATGACGAGCTAGGATATAACCAGTTTTATCTGTTACAGTTGAGTTTAAGAAAATTCTACCTATAAAAAAGAATACCCAGAATCTCAGATCCTTCATCAAACTGACTAAGGAAATCACTTCTCCAGGGAATCCTTCTGTTCAAGCCGAGAAAactaattaaaacaaaacttaaatgGAAAGTCGAGTAATTCGTGCATAAACTCATTGAGCCTCTGAGATTATGGACTGAAGATGGGCACAAACTTTTGATTAGAGAGCATTCAGCAGCAAGTACGATCTAACCCAACTTTGGACTTGTTAGACAATTCCAATATGTCAGGAGATCAAGTATACTTGTCTAACAAGTAACAACCATTTGACAAAAACCCTCACCTGCAACTAAACAGACCTGATAAAAGCTTTACAGAAGAAACACAAAACTCACAGGCTTCATTGCTCGAAGGAGAGCACAAGGGTCAACTCCAATCCCGAGAGTATGGGGAAAGCAGGCATGGTTCGTCGAGATGAAAAGTCCACATATGACCGTGCTGCTGACCACAACTGGatggaaaatatgcatgaatATTGAAGGCCTAGAAAGTGCATTAATCACATATGACCAGCTATTTTGCACAGGTCAAGACACAGCATGGTACAACTAATGCTTTCTTGGTTCTCCAGCATGGGCTTTGAACCTGTCATTGAGCTTTTGCAAGGGTCCGGCTAGACACACCATGCAACAATTTCACAAATCCAAGGAAACTCAGCTTTCCATCTGTATGCCTAACCCAATCGTGAAGAACAGCATGAACAGGGACTGAAGGACCAAGGCCAAGTTCCTGAAAGTGTACAAAAATTCGAAGGTCAATCTGTATCTTGTTAGTTGACAAGATGAATTCAAGCATCAGTGTTTCTCCGGCCAAGTCCAACAAACAAACTGAATAAAAGCAAAAATGGAAGAGCATTTTTCATCTTCcaattttgatgaaaaaaccAGCAGTAGTTATCCAAAACAAGAATAAACCAGCAAAATAATCATGGGTTTGCATTTCAACCCGACCAGGGCAGGTAGAAACTAAACATTGAATGTTAAATTGGGCAATCAGAtatcattaatttaaaagaGCTTGTTTATAATAATACTGTGGGATCACTGGATGCAACATAGATCATCCATCTTATTTGGAACAAATTTAATGTTTCCCCTTTCAAGCTGTGACCCAAAACAAAGTTCACATTAGCACACTGAGAAAGTTGACTGTACAACAGCTTGATGCGCTGGGGGGACGGGGAGGAAGAAGAGAACTATAAGAAAAGTCTTAGCAAgataaaaattcagaaacagaTGAACTATCCCAGTACATATCAACACAGTTTTTTGCAAAACATTGATTCAGTTTGGTGTTTACGCCATTACCAACTTTTCCAATTGCACAATATTCCCCATTGCAgccaaaaaaatgataaatgaaaCAGTTGAAAATCACTATCTATctaatttctaataaaacttGGTTCTCCAATCTACATCCTAAAAAtagatccatttttttttagaggtCATGCGCAGGGTAGCATATTGTTGATCAAAGTCATTTCCTACACAGGCCAGCATGCACAcagttatgttattttttaaccaaACATACCGAAGCCAACTCCTCAATAACAATAGCTCTGTTTCCATCCTTCTCAAAAAGTTCGTAGGCACAACGAGCATGTTGCTCCCACCGATCAAGAGCCTCAAGTTGATGCACGCTTAGTGCAGCTGCACAGAACTCCTCAAAGTCCATCCTTCTGTATTGCAATGCATTAAGCTGGAGCCAAAGAGAGGCAAAACAACTTGCTGTTAAAGTCAAGATTGAAGAACATTAACGAAAAATAATCACCACATCCAGCAAAGTTGTCAAGCAACCTACCGACACTAGAAAATCAGGGACCCGCGACTCCTTCATAGCTTGTGTTGCATTTTTCATCAAGGCCTAGCAACAGCGAAAGACTGAGGACATAGCTTACAACATCCAGTTTAAACGTAAGATATATTGATAGAAACTAACCACTTTGATATTTTCTAAGCTTATAGTGCCGTTTTTGTTTGGTTCCAATAGTGCAAACTGCTCCTTCAAATAAAATAGTTCATCTACAGTCAATGTTTTAGACAGAGCCTGAGACAACAATGAAAAGCAGAATGTAAGAAACTATTAGACGCTG
This window of the Juglans regia cultivar Chandler chromosome 12, Walnut 2.0, whole genome shotgun sequence genome carries:
- the LOC109018955 gene encoding estradiol 17-beta-dehydrogenase 1-like, with the translated sequence MRSMTSSTSARGIAAIVGVGPMLGRSIARKFAHEGYTVAILSRDLGRLSRFAEEIAREEKAQVFAIRIDCSDSKSVTEAFEGVLSLGFVEVLVYNAYQPVSSPPTNFASIRIDSFEKSLAVSSVGAFHCAQQVLPVMVEKGRGTILFTGCSASLNGIAGFSELCCGKFALRALSQCLAREFQPLGVHVAHVVIDGVVGPPRVRPSASSQRALVGEQESGGGDASASMDPDALALNYWHLHVQDRAAWTQELDLRASFNPRSF